One window of Acidobacteriaceae bacterium genomic DNA carries:
- the smpB gene encoding SsrA-binding protein SmpB, with the protein MPRSLSNPTTPATTAKPAAKPKDRDPVAAGQRDAAFNRSASFNYFLGDRFECGVALRGTEVKSIREGKANLKDAYGLLKDGEAFLLNAHIGPFSHGNAMNHESLRTRKLLLHKREIEKLTAATQGKGTTLIPVRLYFRRGRVKCELAVATGKQQWDKRETERKREADKETRAAIARSQRR; encoded by the coding sequence ATGCCCCGCTCGCTCTCCAACCCGACCACGCCGGCCACGACGGCCAAGCCCGCCGCCAAGCCGAAGGATCGCGACCCCGTCGCTGCGGGCCAGCGGGACGCCGCGTTCAACCGCTCGGCGAGCTTCAACTACTTCCTGGGGGACCGCTTCGAGTGTGGTGTGGCGCTGCGCGGGACCGAGGTGAAGTCAATCCGCGAAGGCAAGGCGAACCTGAAGGACGCCTACGGCCTGCTCAAGGACGGCGAGGCCTTCCTGCTGAACGCGCACATCGGCCCGTTCTCGCATGGCAACGCGATGAATCACGAAAGCCTGCGCACCCGGAAGCTGCTGCTGCATAAGCGCGAGATTGAGAAGCTGACGGCAGCCACCCAGGGCAAAGGCACAACGCTGATCCCGGTGAGACTGTACTTCCGCCGCGGCCGCGTGAAGTGCGAGCTGGCCGTCGCCACCGGAAAACAGCAGTGGGACAAGCGCGAGACGGAACGCAAGCGCGAGGCCGACAAGGAAACCCGTGCGGCGATCGCTCGCAGCCAGCGCAGATGA
- a CDS encoding c-type cytochrome, whose translation MASRSLFVLIAGSFLAGSVVFAQQTEPAPTQQPGAAAAQHQRRPIPPPTNLKVLPRDLTGEQVVAIMRHFEGDLGVECTYCHAKDPATNRPNFASDANPMKDRARVMIKMATAINTDYLTQLTDPKPEHPVTCGTCHQGMAEPPVFVPKPHEHEHPSGPPPAAGGEAPHGR comes from the coding sequence ATGGCCAGTAGATCTCTATTTGTCTTGATCGCCGGTTCTTTTCTGGCCGGTTCGGTGGTATTTGCGCAACAGACAGAACCCGCACCCACCCAGCAGCCCGGGGCCGCGGCTGCGCAGCATCAGAGGCGGCCGATTCCACCGCCTACAAACCTCAAGGTGTTGCCCAGGGACCTGACCGGCGAGCAGGTCGTCGCCATCATGCGGCACTTCGAAGGCGATCTCGGCGTCGAGTGCACCTACTGCCATGCGAAGGATCCCGCGACAAACAGGCCGAACTTCGCCTCCGACGCGAACCCGATGAAGGACCGCGCTCGCGTGATGATCAAGATGGCCACCGCCATCAACACGGACTACCTGACGCAGTTGACGGATCCGAAACCAGAGCACCCGGTGACCTGCGGCACCTGCCACCAGGGTATGGCCGAGCCGCCTGTCTTCGTCCCGAAGCCGCACGAGCATGAGCATCCGAGCGGGCCCCCACCGGCTGCAGGCGGCGAAGCTCCGCACGGACGCTGA
- a CDS encoding prepilin-type N-terminal cleavage/methylation domain-containing protein, producing the protein MVSIAKSGMNHSAAKRERGFTLIELMVVMAVIAILSSIAIPSFINAVKHAREAVLREDLHTMRQAIDSYTVDKEKAPQSLDDLVQAGYLKQIPVDPMTGTSDSWMPDTSDTLMDIDQTDGGINNVHSGSQGIATDGSSYNTW; encoded by the coding sequence ATGGTGAGCATTGCCAAATCCGGGATGAACCATAGCGCGGCAAAGCGCGAACGCGGCTTCACGCTCATCGAGCTGATGGTCGTGATGGCGGTTATTGCAATCCTTAGCTCGATCGCTATCCCCAGCTTTATCAACGCGGTAAAGCATGCCCGCGAGGCAGTGCTTCGGGAAGACCTGCACACCATGCGCCAGGCGATCGACAGCTACACGGTCGACAAAGAGAAGGCGCCGCAGTCCTTGGACGACCTTGTCCAGGCCGGATACCTGAAGCAGATTCCCGTCGACCCGATGACCGGAACCTCCGATTCGTGGATGCCCGACACTTCGGACACCCTGATGGACATTGACCAGACCGACGGCGGGATCAATAACGTCCACTCGGGCTCGCAGGGAATCGCGACGGACGGGTCGAGCTACAACACCTGGTAG
- a CDS encoding leucyl aminopeptidase, whose translation MTSKLLFQDPSGFATPLLVAFAVDIATGKDEPGSPALLTTSDALAASVAPWFASGEFKAALAETLVLHRPDGLKAERLLVIGLGKPKSLSANEIRKAAGTAIRLARPRGLRDVAIAFPEDRAIADEHIDALPCFLVARAIAEGAILADFDIDTYRSDRKDQSISSLTVLVPNADDETRKDTQRGWDEGVVLGESQNFTRSLVNEPGNVLTPTEFGRRAAAMAKELGLECEVHSTDKLKELKMGAFLGVAQGSPEPPALIVLRYEPANSPAADAPVLGLVGKGITFDTGGISIKPADNMDKMKYDMAGAAAMLGAMRAIALLKPAVRVLCVICSCENMPSGRAYKPGDVLTAMSGKTIEVLNTDAEGRLVLADGLHYAKTLGATRLINAATLTGAIGIALGQLNAGLFTNDDETAQRLFSVYPTAGEKFWQMPCTDDYREQIKSSIADIMNTGGSRYGGAIAGAMFLKEFAGDTPWIHLDIAGTAWVDEQKPWQSKGPSGIGVRSITEWARSYAK comes from the coding sequence ATGACCTCCAAGCTGCTCTTCCAGGATCCCTCGGGCTTTGCTACGCCTCTGCTCGTTGCCTTTGCCGTCGACATCGCAACCGGAAAGGATGAGCCGGGCTCTCCTGCCCTGCTGACGACCTCGGATGCACTCGCGGCCAGCGTCGCGCCCTGGTTCGCCTCCGGTGAATTCAAGGCTGCGCTCGCGGAGACGCTGGTGCTCCATCGTCCCGATGGGCTGAAAGCAGAGCGCCTGCTGGTCATCGGTCTCGGCAAGCCGAAGTCGCTGTCCGCGAATGAGATTCGCAAGGCCGCGGGAACTGCCATCCGGCTGGCACGCCCGAGAGGGCTTCGCGATGTCGCCATCGCCTTTCCAGAGGATCGCGCGATCGCCGACGAACACATTGACGCGCTGCCCTGCTTTCTCGTGGCGCGCGCGATTGCCGAAGGCGCCATCCTCGCCGATTTCGACATCGACACCTATCGCAGCGACCGCAAGGACCAGAGCATCAGCAGCCTGACCGTGCTGGTCCCAAACGCCGACGACGAGACACGCAAGGATACGCAGCGCGGATGGGACGAGGGCGTAGTCCTCGGCGAAAGCCAGAACTTCACGCGCTCGCTGGTGAACGAGCCCGGGAATGTGCTCACGCCGACGGAGTTCGGCCGACGCGCGGCGGCAATGGCCAAGGAGCTGGGCTTGGAGTGCGAGGTTCACTCGACCGACAAGCTGAAGGAGCTGAAGATGGGCGCCTTCCTTGGCGTCGCGCAGGGTTCGCCCGAGCCGCCCGCACTCATCGTGCTGCGCTATGAGCCTGCGAACTCGCCCGCAGCGGACGCTCCTGTGCTTGGCCTCGTCGGCAAGGGCATCACGTTCGACACCGGCGGCATTTCCATCAAGCCCGCCGACAACATGGACAAGATGAAGTACGACATGGCCGGCGCCGCTGCGATGCTGGGCGCGATGCGCGCGATTGCGCTGCTGAAGCCTGCCGTGCGCGTCCTCTGCGTGATCTGCTCGTGCGAGAACATGCCCTCAGGCCGCGCCTACAAGCCCGGCGACGTGCTCACGGCGATGTCCGGCAAGACGATCGAGGTGTTGAACACCGATGCCGAGGGGCGCCTGGTACTTGCCGATGGCCTGCACTACGCGAAGACGCTCGGTGCGACGCGGCTGATCAACGCAGCGACACTGACCGGAGCAATCGGAATCGCGCTCGGCCAGCTCAACGCCGGGCTGTTCACCAACGACGACGAGACCGCGCAGCGGTTGTTCAGTGTGTATCCGACGGCGGGCGAGAAATTCTGGCAGATGCCCTGCACCGACGATTACCGCGAGCAGATCAAGAGCTCGATAGCCGACATCATGAACACCGGCGGATCGCGCTACGGCGGCGCGATCGCAGGCGCGATGTTCCTCAAGGAGTTTGCCGGCGATACGCCGTGGATTCACCTCGACATCGCGGGCACAGCGTGGGTGGACGAGCAGAAGCCCTGGCAGTCCAAGGGGCCCAGCGGCATCGGCGTGCGCAGCATCACCGAGTGGGCACGGAGTTACGCGAAGTAA
- a CDS encoding cohesin domain-containing protein yields the protein MKQREIGRLRNALSARILSRAAGVLSLFLAGPLLAGLLLPAPLHAQSASTWNKRGENAEAREDYDAAFEAYRQAWLKKPKDLRYKERYDRLRFEAANQHVDRGRVLRQAGDAGGAINEFARALQIDPGNQAAAQELALTQKSGTAGQPATSGPSASGVNNKALSNAGPEAQVLIPGVDEETPHQRAVRHEIESLGGPPQLQPVSNDPITLHMVEDTKNIYQAIGKAAGLNVIFDPKYNSTRIPIDLTNVSLYDALRMVGILSKTFWKPVTPNTIYVAEDNTTNRNEDTEQAVQTFYLTNASQQNDANEVLIALRNLLDQRAKLFLVASQNAIIIKATPDELVLAEKIINDLDRTKSEVVMDVAVLEVSRQKERNLGITLPTSFGLTPQASNASSTSTTSTTGTTTTNSTGTTGTNTTNLTLNTLGNINATNFAVAVSGGTVNALLSDSDTRVLQNPRIRATDGQRAILKIGSKYPVATGSYNAGVSAGIASLGVQTQFQYIDVGVNIDITPTVHYDREISLKLKVEVSSTNGSVNLEGGVTEPIISQRSAEQTIELKDGEPSLLAGILTNQDSKNVSGTPGLGELPILKYFFSSQDKVQQSDEIVFLIIPHIVRDSLLTDENTRPVYAGTQNNVELIRHGSEAPAGAPPTAEYNPTPASTTTAANAASAMIPSIAAAGQPLPQPATGAALAPGNIPSATAVTPLNLAIVSPGQAQIGSTFQVTVRASNAHDLFSVPIQMQFDPRVLSLVGVDAGDLLGRDGQAVALVHRDEGNGAVTISTSRPPHTVGISGDGPLCVLTFKAVAPGSSSLALVRMAARDSHDNSLPVTGGQATVQVTGGGAGAPPRQ from the coding sequence ATGAAACAACGCGAGATCGGCCGGTTGCGCAACGCGCTTTCTGCCCGTATTTTGAGCAGGGCCGCCGGTGTGCTGTCGCTGTTTCTTGCTGGCCCGCTGCTTGCCGGCCTGCTGCTCCCGGCTCCGCTCCACGCACAGTCCGCCAGCACCTGGAACAAGCGTGGCGAGAACGCCGAGGCCCGCGAGGACTATGACGCCGCCTTTGAGGCCTATCGCCAGGCGTGGCTCAAGAAGCCCAAGGACCTGCGCTACAAGGAGCGCTACGACCGGCTCCGCTTTGAGGCTGCCAATCAGCACGTCGATCGCGGCCGTGTTCTCCGCCAGGCCGGCGATGCCGGCGGGGCGATCAACGAGTTCGCCCGCGCTCTCCAGATCGATCCCGGCAACCAGGCCGCGGCGCAGGAGCTCGCGCTGACCCAGAAGTCCGGTACAGCCGGCCAGCCCGCGACCTCCGGCCCGTCTGCATCCGGCGTGAATAACAAAGCGCTCTCCAACGCCGGTCCCGAGGCCCAGGTGCTCATTCCGGGCGTTGACGAGGAGACGCCCCACCAGCGCGCAGTGCGGCACGAGATCGAGTCTCTCGGCGGACCTCCGCAGTTGCAGCCCGTCTCGAACGATCCGATCACGCTGCACATGGTCGAGGACACGAAGAACATCTACCAGGCTATCGGCAAGGCCGCCGGCCTGAACGTCATCTTCGACCCCAAGTACAACTCCACCCGCATCCCGATCGACCTCACCAACGTGTCGCTCTATGACGCGCTGCGCATGGTCGGCATTCTGAGCAAGACCTTCTGGAAGCCGGTTACGCCGAATACCATCTACGTTGCCGAAGACAACACCACCAATCGCAACGAGGACACCGAGCAGGCGGTGCAGACGTTCTATCTCACGAACGCCTCGCAGCAGAACGACGCCAACGAAGTCCTGATCGCGCTGCGCAATCTGCTCGATCAGCGCGCGAAGCTCTTTCTCGTCGCCAGCCAGAACGCGATCATCATCAAGGCGACGCCGGATGAGCTCGTGCTCGCCGAAAAGATCATCAATGACCTGGACCGCACGAAGTCGGAGGTCGTCATGGACGTCGCTGTGCTTGAGGTGAGCCGCCAGAAGGAGCGCAACCTCGGCATCACGCTGCCCACCAGCTTCGGCCTTACGCCGCAGGCCAGCAACGCGAGCTCGACATCAACCACAAGCACTACCGGCACGACCACGACGAATAGCACCGGAACGACCGGCACCAACACGACCAACCTCACGCTGAACACGCTGGGCAACATCAACGCGACGAACTTCGCGGTTGCGGTTTCGGGCGGCACGGTGAACGCGCTGCTTTCGGACAGCGATACCCGCGTTCTGCAGAACCCGCGGATTCGAGCCACGGACGGCCAGCGCGCGATCCTGAAGATCGGCTCGAAGTATCCGGTAGCGACGGGGTCCTACAACGCTGGTGTCTCCGCCGGCATTGCCAGCCTCGGCGTGCAGACGCAGTTCCAGTACATCGACGTCGGCGTGAACATCGACATTACGCCGACGGTGCACTATGACCGCGAGATCTCGCTCAAGCTGAAGGTGGAGGTCTCCAGCACGAACGGCAGCGTGAACCTCGAGGGCGGTGTCACCGAGCCGATCATCTCGCAGCGGTCCGCGGAGCAGACCATTGAGCTGAAGGACGGCGAACCGAGCTTGCTCGCCGGCATCCTGACGAACCAGGATTCCAAGAACGTCAGTGGCACACCGGGTCTCGGCGAGCTTCCCATCCTGAAGTACTTCTTTTCCAGCCAGGATAAGGTTCAGCAGTCGGACGAGATTGTCTTCCTGATCATCCCGCACATCGTTCGCGACTCGCTGCTTACGGACGAGAACACGCGTCCCGTCTACGCGGGCACCCAGAACAACGTGGAGCTGATCCGCCATGGCTCCGAGGCTCCGGCCGGCGCGCCGCCCACCGCTGAGTACAACCCGACTCCTGCCTCCACGACGACCGCAGCCAATGCAGCTTCGGCGATGATTCCGAGCATTGCGGCTGCGGGGCAGCCGTTGCCGCAGCCGGCAACCGGCGCAGCACTGGCCCCGGGGAACATTCCGTCGGCCACCGCCGTGACTCCGCTGAATCTCGCGATCGTCTCGCCCGGACAGGCCCAGATTGGTTCCACGTTCCAGGTGACGGTGCGCGCTTCCAATGCGCACGATCTGTTCAGCGTGCCGATCCAGATGCAGTTCGATCCCAGGGTGCTGTCGCTCGTCGGTGTCGATGCGGGTGATCTGCTCGGCCGTGACGGACAGGCGGTTGCACTCGTCCATAGGGATGAGGGCAATGGCGCTGTGACTATCTCGACGAGCCGTCCACCGCATACCGTGGGGATCAGTGGTGACGGTCCGCTGTGCGTGCTGACCTTCAAGGCGGTTGCGCCGGGCAGCTCTTCGCTCGCGCTCGTCCGGATGGCCGCACGCGACAGCCACGACAACAGCCTGCCGGTTACGGGCGGCCAGGCGACGGTGCAGGTCACGGGCGGCGGCGCTGGCGCACCTCCGCGCCAGTGA
- a CDS encoding diacylglycerol kinase family protein — protein sequence MPRAVLIFNPHAGRGGRSRITALARAANVLRREGIDTEIVATLGPGTAAVQAAGAVASGAEIVFACGGDGTLHEVVQGLAHHPSAVVGVVPLGSANALARHLGLSFDAAEAVHQQLRFEPRLIPLGRVTCETPEGQRSRYFAVMAGAGPDGMLVYRMLAAGKHRLGRAMYYVRAARLFLGSQFPTFRVTATGDENNGFEQEAVSAMAIRVGDLGGVFSPLIRGASPVDETLQLTVTQPPHRFTLPVWFATSWTRTHHWNPYTQHLRVSSFACAAPGHRIHVQADGEWIGTTPMHVELVPNALRLLMPAPRATSQPAR from the coding sequence ATGCCTCGCGCGGTCCTGATCTTCAATCCCCACGCCGGCCGGGGCGGCCGCTCGCGCATAACTGCGCTCGCACGCGCGGCCAATGTGCTGCGCCGCGAAGGCATCGACACGGAGATTGTGGCCACGCTTGGCCCCGGCACCGCAGCCGTGCAAGCGGCTGGCGCAGTCGCGAGTGGCGCCGAGATTGTCTTCGCGTGCGGCGGCGATGGCACGCTGCACGAGGTTGTGCAGGGACTCGCGCATCACCCCTCCGCGGTTGTCGGTGTTGTTCCGCTCGGAAGTGCGAACGCGCTGGCTCGTCACCTGGGCCTGTCATTTGACGCTGCCGAGGCGGTGCACCAGCAGCTTCGTTTTGAGCCGCGCTTGATCCCGCTGGGCCGCGTGACCTGCGAGACGCCGGAGGGTCAGCGCTCGCGCTACTTCGCGGTGATGGCCGGCGCGGGGCCGGATGGCATGCTCGTCTATCGCATGCTCGCTGCCGGCAAGCATCGCCTCGGACGGGCGATGTACTACGTGCGCGCCGCGCGTCTGTTCCTCGGCTCTCAGTTCCCCACATTTCGCGTGACCGCGACGGGCGATGAAAACAACGGGTTCGAGCAGGAAGCCGTCAGCGCGATGGCAATTCGCGTGGGCGATCTCGGCGGAGTGTTCAGTCCATTGATTCGCGGGGCCTCGCCGGTGGATGAGACCTTACAACTGACCGTTACCCAACCGCCTCACCGGTTCACGCTGCCCGTGTGGTTTGCGACGAGTTGGACACGCACTCACCATTGGAATCCATACACGCAGCACCTGCGCGTCTCGAGCTTCGCATGCGCGGCGCCCGGTCACCGGATCCATGTGCAGGCTGACGGTGAATGGATTGGCACCACACCGATGCACGTCGAGCTCGTGCCGAACGCGCTGCGGCTCCTGATGCCTGCACCACGCGCTACATCGCAGCCGGCACGCTGA
- the argS gene encoding arginine--tRNA ligase, with amino-acid sequence MYRILQQTIQARIQALLSERYGVELAQLAVELPPKLEFGEMALPVAFELAKRLKKAPRAIAQELQPELAKIDGVASVEIAGAGYLNVKLDRAATARRIAADEHARIGGEGFRLIEHTSINPNKAAHVGHLRNAILGDSFARMVRPDDYKPGYATGVQNYIDNTGVQVADIVVAVTALQGMNLDDVRGWMSELLETNTRLDYACWDLYAQVSQWYDADPDQTAARKQLRLDTLHAIEAGGNETAEIAEIIATGVLHRHLETMERLGIEYDFLPRESEILHLHFWEAARALMVERGVLYKETAGKNAGCWVMRRSSNSAAGAAPPLAPGEVDEDAKIIIRSNGTVTYVGKDIAYHLWKFGLLGRDFGYARFREYPTHTCWVSTMHGEDPHPSFGHADAIYNVIDSRQDDPQTQVKEALRALGYEAQAAHYTHLNYAFVGLTARTAQELGYVLSDEDKDRAFIEVSGRKGFGVKADDLIDRMIAAARVEVDARHPALDEAERAQIANAIGVGALRYFMLRFTRNTVIAFDFKDALSFEGETGPYAQYAAVRAANIFRKGDAEEGQVLRDFAELDPKILAPLLEGEEGTSIWEVWLAASRVSLVLEQAIAAAEPAVLAKYAFTLAQTFSNFYHRHRVLTESDPARKTLLFATAAVARREITRVLGWLGISVPAAM; translated from the coding sequence ATGTACAGAATTTTGCAGCAGACAATTCAGGCGCGTATCCAGGCGCTATTGAGCGAGCGCTACGGCGTGGAGCTTGCACAGCTCGCGGTCGAGCTGCCGCCGAAGCTCGAGTTCGGCGAGATGGCGCTTCCTGTTGCGTTTGAGCTTGCCAAGCGGCTCAAAAAGGCGCCGCGGGCTATCGCGCAGGAGTTGCAGCCGGAGCTGGCGAAGATCGACGGCGTGGCGAGCGTGGAGATCGCCGGCGCGGGCTATCTGAACGTGAAGCTCGATCGCGCCGCAACCGCGCGACGCATTGCGGCGGATGAGCACGCGAGGATCGGCGGCGAAGGCTTTCGGCTGATCGAACACACGAGTATCAATCCGAACAAGGCGGCGCACGTCGGCCATTTGCGGAACGCGATCCTCGGCGACAGCTTCGCGCGGATGGTGCGCCCAGATGATTACAAGCCCGGATACGCGACCGGCGTGCAGAACTATATCGACAACACCGGCGTGCAGGTTGCGGACATCGTCGTTGCGGTGACTGCGCTTCAGGGCATGAACCTTGACGATGTGCGCGGGTGGATGTCGGAGCTGCTGGAGACGAATACGCGGCTCGATTACGCGTGCTGGGATTTGTACGCGCAGGTGTCGCAGTGGTACGACGCGGACCCGGATCAGACTGCAGCGCGCAAGCAGCTCCGGCTGGACACGCTGCACGCGATCGAAGCGGGCGGCAATGAGACCGCGGAGATAGCCGAGATTATCGCAACCGGCGTTCTGCACCGGCATCTCGAAACGATGGAGCGGCTGGGGATCGAGTACGATTTTCTGCCGCGCGAGAGCGAGATCCTGCACCTGCACTTCTGGGAAGCCGCGCGCGCGCTGATGGTGGAGCGCGGCGTGCTCTACAAAGAGACAGCAGGAAAGAACGCCGGCTGCTGGGTGATGCGCCGGTCTTCAAATTCAGCCGCAGGCGCTGCGCCGCCGCTCGCTCCGGGCGAGGTTGACGAAGACGCGAAGATCATCATCCGCTCGAACGGCACGGTCACGTATGTTGGCAAGGACATCGCGTATCACCTCTGGAAGTTCGGCCTGCTCGGGCGCGACTTTGGGTACGCGCGGTTCCGTGAGTATCCGACGCACACCTGCTGGGTATCGACGATGCACGGCGAAGACCCGCACCCAAGTTTTGGGCACGCGGACGCAATCTACAACGTCATCGACTCGCGCCAGGACGACCCGCAGACCCAGGTGAAGGAGGCGCTGCGCGCGCTTGGATACGAGGCGCAGGCCGCGCACTATACGCACCTGAACTACGCGTTCGTCGGCCTCACCGCACGCACTGCGCAGGAGCTCGGATATGTGCTCAGCGATGAGGATAAGGATCGTGCCTTCATCGAGGTGAGCGGGCGTAAGGGCTTCGGTGTGAAGGCGGATGATCTGATCGATCGCATGATCGCCGCTGCGCGCGTGGAGGTCGATGCCCGTCATCCGGCACTCGACGAAGCAGAACGTGCGCAGATTGCCAACGCAATCGGCGTCGGCGCTTTGCGGTACTTCATGCTGCGCTTCACACGCAACACGGTCATCGCGTTTGATTTCAAAGACGCGCTCAGCTTCGAAGGCGAAACCGGACCCTACGCGCAGTACGCTGCGGTGCGTGCGGCGAACATCTTCCGCAAAGGCGACGCGGAGGAGGGGCAAGTACTGCGCGATTTCGCAGAGCTCGATCCGAAGATTTTGGCGCCGCTGCTCGAAGGTGAAGAGGGCACGAGTATCTGGGAAGTGTGGCTGGCGGCGTCGCGTGTTTCGCTCGTGCTCGAGCAGGCGATTGCTGCTGCGGAGCCTGCCGTGCTCGCCAAGTATGCGTTTACGCTGGCGCAGACATTCAGCAACTTCTATCACCGGCATCGCGTGCTTACAGAGAGCGATCCGGCGCGGAAGACTCTGCTCTTCGCGACGGCTGCCGTGGCGCGGCGGGAGATTACGCGCGTGCTGGGCTGGCTCGGTATCAGCGTGCCGGCTGCGATGTAG
- a CDS encoding prepilin-type N-terminal cleavage/methylation domain-containing protein — protein MEGLQERVRRAREQRLTSGEAGVMREAGVTREAGVTLVELIIVVAILAILATAALPVARFEVKRRKEKELRRDLWEMRAAIDAYKDAADKGGIQTKADSNNYPPDLQTLVDGVDIQDHKVRFLRAIPIDPMTNSTDWGLRSNQDDPDSDSFGGQDVYDVYTKSQGTAMDGTKYDTW, from the coding sequence ATGGAAGGCCTGCAAGAACGCGTTCGACGAGCGAGAGAGCAGAGGCTGACCTCCGGTGAAGCTGGAGTCATGCGCGAAGCCGGCGTGACACGCGAAGCCGGTGTGACATTAGTCGAACTGATCATCGTTGTCGCTATCCTGGCGATCCTCGCAACCGCAGCGCTTCCGGTAGCGCGTTTCGAGGTGAAGCGCCGCAAGGAGAAAGAGTTGCGCCGTGACCTGTGGGAGATGCGCGCTGCCATCGACGCCTACAAGGACGCTGCCGATAAGGGCGGCATCCAGACGAAGGCGGACTCGAACAACTATCCGCCGGATCTGCAGACGCTGGTGGACGGCGTCGACATCCAGGATCACAAGGTGCGGTTCCTGCGGGCGATTCCGATCGACCCGATGACGAACTCGACGGATTGGGGTCTGCGCTCGAACCAGGACGATCCTGATTCGGACAGCTTCGGCGGCCAGGACGTCTACGATGTGTATACGAAGAGCCAGGGAACGGCGATGGACGGGACGAAATACGACACATGGTGA
- a CDS encoding M48 family metallopeptidase: MRVPMLLAFAGLSATLVFAQQPTPATPTGANTPSVTEIPRAQTPATQSPTSTSTTDPSSTTSATPAQTQQTPAATAGTTAPAQASTKDQTADSKDQTADNGKAAKPGKKGKVKADQVPEDAKADSIPNPGEELDPHIKKGSEEDVNAVGQRNIGGRGLGNWYSTNWEIGTGKQYSMEIEKSSHLVTDPVVVEYINRIGQNIVKNSDAKVPFTIKVLDTDEINAMALPGGFFYVNSGLILACDSEDELAGVMAHEISHVAAHHAAREMTKLNYMQLGQIPLIIFTQGTWTGYGIYEASQLAIPLTFLQFSREYEAEADYLGIQYMYKAGYDPQGMVSIFEKLAALEKHKPGALSKAFSDHPATPDRIAAVENEIATILPAEPQYMVTSSEFDQVKARLARIQNKRGLNDKKDNSKPTLRRVGGSNNDPNAPNNPSSSTDDRPTLGRRD, from the coding sequence ATGCGCGTCCCAATGCTTCTCGCCTTCGCGGGTCTTTCCGCGACCCTCGTCTTTGCACAGCAGCCCACACCGGCAACTCCCACAGGAGCCAACACACCATCGGTGACGGAGATTCCGCGCGCGCAGACGCCGGCGACACAGTCTCCAACTTCGACAAGCACAACAGATCCGAGCAGCACGACCAGCGCGACACCGGCGCAGACGCAGCAGACTCCGGCGGCGACTGCAGGCACGACGGCGCCTGCACAAGCCTCGACGAAGGACCAGACTGCCGACAGCAAAGATCAGACGGCCGACAACGGTAAGGCCGCAAAGCCCGGCAAGAAGGGCAAGGTCAAGGCCGACCAGGTACCCGAGGATGCGAAGGCCGACTCGATTCCGAATCCGGGCGAAGAGCTGGACCCGCACATCAAGAAGGGCAGTGAAGAGGATGTGAATGCGGTCGGGCAGCGGAACATCGGCGGTCGCGGCCTGGGCAACTGGTACTCGACGAACTGGGAGATCGGCACGGGCAAGCAGTACTCGATGGAGATTGAGAAGAGTTCGCACCTGGTGACCGATCCGGTTGTGGTGGAGTACATCAATCGCATCGGCCAGAACATTGTGAAGAACTCGGATGCGAAGGTGCCGTTCACGATCAAGGTGCTGGACACGGATGAGATTAACGCGATGGCGCTGCCGGGCGGGTTCTTCTACGTGAACTCGGGCTTGATCCTCGCGTGCGACTCGGAAGACGAGCTCGCGGGCGTGATGGCGCACGAGATCTCGCACGTGGCGGCACATCATGCGGCGCGCGAGATGACCAAGCTGAACTACATGCAGCTCGGGCAGATTCCGCTGATCATTTTCACGCAGGGCACATGGACCGGGTACGGCATCTATGAGGCGTCGCAGCTGGCCATACCGCTGACGTTCCTGCAGTTCTCGCGCGAGTATGAGGCGGAGGCGGACTACCTTGGCATTCAGTACATGTACAAGGCTGGCTACGATCCGCAAGGCATGGTGAGCATCTTTGAGAAGCTGGCGGCGCTCGAGAAGCACAAGCCGGGAGCGCTGTCGAAGGCGTTCAGCGATCATCCGGCCACGCCGGACCGCATCGCGGCGGTGGAGAACGAGATTGCCACGATACTGCCTGCGGAGCCGCAGTACATGGTGACGAGCTCGGAGTTTGACCAGGTGAAGGCGCGGTTGGCGAGGATCCAGAACAAGCGCGGCCTGAACGACAAGAAAGACAACTCCAAGCCGACGCTGCGGCGCGTGGGCGGAAGCAACAACGATCCGAACGCACCAAACAATCCGAGCAGCTCGACGGATGATCGTCCGACGCTGGGACGGCGAGACTAG